One genomic window of Corallococcus caeni includes the following:
- a CDS encoding ABC-F family ATP-binding cassette domain-containing protein codes for MFNVINVSKAYGPKKLFEEVNVAFSPGRRYGLTGPNGAGKSTFMKILAGDEEQDMGEIIRPRKLGILRQDHFRYENDRVIDVVLMGNRHLWAAMDEKNKLLAKADITEEDGNRLGELEGVIAEEDGYSAESDAATLLAGLGIEESFHEEPMRQLTGGLKLRVLLAQALFGKPEGLLLDEPTNNLDIDSIRWLENFLHAYEGVLITISHDRHFLNSICTHIADIDYETIIQYTGGYDDMVRQKSQLRTRVESETAEKKKKIAQLQDFVARFHAGTRASQVQSRIKQIDKLKTEDLKRSNIARPFIRFDQKVVSGRQTLMFEGLKKSFDGVPVIKPFKGLVCKGERICVIGRNAVGKSTLVKMLAGQLEPDAGTITWGHQATVGYLPQDHHGVIHKGTTCFGYLREISEKLTNEEISGVLGRMLFSGEERMKPTDTLSGGETVRVLLSKLMIMQDNVLILDEPTNHLDLESIAALAEGLSKFEGTVICVTHDQELISEVATRIWSLEQGKEVLDFNGPYSEFMEKHADAAQKRR; via the coding sequence ATGTTCAACGTCATCAACGTCTCCAAGGCCTACGGGCCCAAGAAACTTTTCGAGGAGGTCAACGTCGCCTTCTCGCCGGGCCGTCGCTACGGCCTGACCGGTCCGAACGGGGCCGGCAAGTCCACGTTCATGAAGATCCTCGCGGGTGACGAGGAGCAGGACATGGGCGAGATCATCCGCCCGCGGAAGCTGGGCATCCTGCGCCAGGACCACTTCCGCTACGAGAACGACCGCGTCATCGACGTGGTGCTGATGGGCAACCGCCACCTGTGGGCGGCCATGGACGAGAAGAACAAGCTCCTGGCCAAGGCCGACATCACGGAAGAGGACGGCAACCGGCTGGGTGAGCTGGAAGGCGTCATCGCGGAGGAGGACGGCTATTCCGCGGAGAGCGACGCGGCCACGCTGCTGGCGGGCCTTGGCATCGAGGAGTCCTTCCACGAAGAGCCCATGCGCCAGCTCACCGGCGGCCTGAAGCTGCGCGTGTTGCTCGCGCAGGCGCTGTTCGGCAAGCCGGAAGGGCTGCTGTTGGACGAGCCCACGAACAACCTGGACATCGACTCCATCCGCTGGCTGGAGAACTTCCTCCATGCCTACGAGGGCGTGCTGATCACCATCAGCCACGACCGGCACTTCCTGAACTCCATCTGCACGCACATCGCGGACATCGATTACGAGACCATCATCCAGTACACGGGTGGTTACGACGACATGGTCCGGCAGAAGTCGCAGCTGCGGACCCGGGTGGAGTCCGAGACGGCGGAGAAGAAGAAGAAGATCGCCCAGCTGCAGGACTTCGTGGCGCGCTTCCACGCGGGTACGCGCGCGTCGCAGGTGCAGAGCCGCATCAAGCAGATCGACAAGCTGAAGACGGAGGACCTGAAGCGCTCGAACATCGCGCGGCCGTTCATCCGGTTCGACCAGAAGGTGGTCAGCGGCCGGCAGACGCTGATGTTCGAGGGCCTGAAGAAGTCCTTCGACGGGGTGCCGGTCATCAAGCCGTTCAAGGGGCTGGTCTGCAAGGGCGAGCGCATCTGCGTCATCGGCCGCAACGCGGTGGGCAAGTCCACGCTGGTGAAGATGCTGGCGGGGCAGCTGGAGCCGGACGCGGGCACCATCACCTGGGGTCACCAGGCGACGGTGGGCTACCTGCCGCAGGACCACCACGGCGTCATCCACAAGGGCACGACGTGCTTCGGCTACCTCCGGGAGATCAGCGAGAAGCTGACCAACGAGGAGATCTCCGGCGTGCTGGGCCGGATGCTCTTCTCGGGTGAGGAGCGGATGAAGCCCACGGACACGCTCTCCGGTGGTGAGACGGTGCGCGTGCTGTTGTCCAAGCTGATGATCATGCAGGACAACGTGCTGATTCTCGACGAGCCGACGAACCACCTGGACCTGGAGTCCATCGCGGCGCTGGCGGAAGGCCTGTCGAAGTTCGAAGGCACGGTCATCTGCGTGACGCACGACCAGGAGCTCATCTCCGAGGTCGCGACCCGCATCTGGAGCCTGGAGCAGGGCAAGGAAGTGCTCGACTTCAACGGCCCGTATTCGGAGTTCATGGAGAAGCACGCGGACGCGGCGCAGAAGCGCCGGTAG
- the tgt gene encoding tRNA guanosine(34) transglycosylase Tgt, with protein sequence MAVRFELLNTDPTGARTGILHTRKGSFPTPMFMPVATHAGFRHLGMEEVKETGAKILLANTYHLMLRPGPEVFERFGGIHPFMQWDGAVLTDSGGFQIFSLPEDRLITEKGAHFRSFYDNSRQLLSPESSIAMQQAINSEIMMVLDVCIDSRTDEAGTREAMERTHRWAVRSLAAKEKRATGQALFGIVQGGVHPALRDESAAFLTKLPFDGFAIGGLAVGETKVERDTMTERATASLPQDKPRYLMGVGTPTDLLEAVLRGVDMFDCIIPTKMAQQGYAYTFQGLVRITRTAYRLEDGPLDPECDCYVCKRYSRGYLQHLMRGKHHLGSRFLSVHNVRHYQKLMERIREGILRNGYAQTYRELKSAIATPKDLKDEAAATAMTLKDVG encoded by the coding sequence ATGGCCGTCCGCTTCGAACTCCTGAATACCGACCCCACCGGCGCCCGCACGGGCATCCTGCACACCCGCAAGGGGTCCTTTCCCACGCCGATGTTCATGCCGGTGGCCACCCACGCCGGCTTCCGCCACCTCGGCATGGAGGAGGTGAAGGAGACGGGGGCGAAGATCCTCCTCGCCAACACCTACCACCTGATGCTCCGGCCCGGCCCGGAGGTGTTCGAGCGCTTCGGCGGCATCCACCCGTTCATGCAGTGGGACGGCGCGGTGCTGACGGACTCGGGCGGGTTTCAAATCTTCTCCCTGCCGGAGGACCGGCTCATCACGGAGAAGGGCGCGCACTTCCGCAGCTTCTACGACAACAGCCGCCAGCTCCTGAGCCCCGAGTCGAGCATCGCCATGCAGCAGGCGATCAACTCGGAGATCATGATGGTGCTGGACGTGTGCATCGACTCGCGCACGGACGAGGCCGGCACCCGCGAGGCCATGGAGCGCACCCACCGCTGGGCCGTGCGCAGCCTGGCCGCGAAGGAGAAGCGCGCCACGGGCCAGGCGCTGTTCGGCATCGTCCAGGGCGGCGTGCACCCGGCCCTGCGCGACGAGAGCGCCGCGTTCCTCACGAAGCTGCCCTTCGACGGGTTCGCCATCGGCGGGCTGGCGGTGGGGGAGACGAAGGTGGAGCGCGACACGATGACCGAGCGCGCCACCGCGTCCCTGCCGCAGGACAAGCCGCGCTACCTGATGGGCGTGGGCACGCCCACGGACCTTCTGGAGGCGGTGCTGCGCGGCGTGGACATGTTCGACTGCATCATCCCCACGAAGATGGCGCAGCAGGGCTACGCGTACACGTTCCAGGGGCTGGTGCGCATCACCCGCACCGCGTACCGCCTGGAGGACGGGCCGCTCGACCCCGAGTGCGACTGCTACGTGTGCAAGCGCTACTCGCGCGGCTACCTGCAGCACCTGATGCGCGGCAAGCACCACCTGGGCTCGCGCTTCCTGTCGGTGCACAACGTGCGGCACTACCAGAAGCTCATGGAGCGCATCCGCGAGGGCATCCTGCGCAACGGCTACGCGCAGACGTACCGCGAGCTGAAGTCGGCCATCGCCACGCCCAAGGACCTGAAGGACGAGGCCGCCGCCACCGCGATGACGTTGAAGGACGTGGGCTGA
- a CDS encoding nuclease: protein MDPRTATLLSHVRASAENRPGVYRFFGPAGELLYVGKSVRVRTRLLSYFRADEGEKAWEIVSQAHQVEWEYTASEFAALLHEFRLIKSHRPLYNVEHKRDRAHCFLQLTREAVPRLRVVGQPGGGGTAEYFGPFHGRHTMADVVRAVNDLLELRDCPSETPMRLADQIQLFPMKDDPRCMRGQTARCLSPCAAGCTTAEYQAQVALARAFLNGESDRPLVILRERMAMAARRLQFEYAAELRDRAERLENVQAWIVELGRTLRRLSLVYTVRGHGGEDRTYVLRRGRIRAEVPAPRTMEEHAALDARVRDIFAMPEPEAMGLRAQEAQELMLVAKWFRLHPEELDATVPAPARAGSDEPFEEAAEARAALARTLERTVEGPEEQEPPEPDGAAEPAG, encoded by the coding sequence ATGGACCCGCGCACCGCCACCCTCCTGAGTCACGTCCGCGCGAGCGCGGAGAACCGGCCCGGCGTGTACCGGTTCTTCGGTCCCGCCGGTGAGCTGCTCTACGTGGGCAAGTCCGTGCGGGTGCGCACGCGACTCCTGTCGTACTTCCGCGCGGACGAGGGCGAGAAGGCGTGGGAGATCGTCTCCCAGGCGCACCAGGTGGAGTGGGAGTACACGGCCAGCGAGTTCGCGGCGCTCCTGCACGAGTTCCGGCTCATCAAGAGCCACCGGCCGCTCTACAACGTGGAGCACAAGCGCGACCGCGCGCACTGCTTCCTCCAGCTCACGCGCGAGGCCGTGCCCCGGCTGCGCGTGGTGGGGCAGCCCGGCGGCGGCGGGACCGCGGAGTACTTCGGGCCCTTCCACGGCCGGCACACCATGGCGGACGTGGTGCGCGCGGTGAACGACCTGCTGGAGCTGCGCGACTGTCCGTCCGAGACGCCCATGCGGCTGGCGGATCAGATTCAACTCTTCCCCATGAAGGACGACCCGCGGTGCATGCGCGGGCAGACGGCGCGGTGCCTCTCGCCGTGCGCGGCCGGGTGCACGACGGCGGAGTACCAGGCGCAGGTCGCGCTGGCGCGGGCGTTCCTCAACGGCGAGTCGGACCGGCCGCTGGTCATCCTGCGCGAGCGCATGGCGATGGCGGCGCGGCGGCTCCAGTTCGAGTACGCGGCGGAGCTCCGCGACCGCGCGGAGCGGCTGGAGAACGTCCAGGCGTGGATCGTCGAGCTGGGGCGCACGCTGCGGCGGCTGTCGCTGGTCTACACGGTGCGCGGGCACGGCGGCGAGGACCGCACGTACGTGCTCAGGCGGGGACGGATCCGCGCGGAGGTCCCCGCGCCCCGGACGATGGAGGAGCACGCGGCGCTGGACGCGCGGGTGCGGGACATCTTCGCCATGCCGGAGCCGGAGGCGATGGGCCTCCGCGCGCAGGAGGCCCAGGAGCTGATGCTCGTCGCGAAGTGGTTCCGCCTGCACCCGGAGGAACTGGATGCGACGGTGCCTGCCCCGGCGCGGGCTGGAAGCGATGAGCCCTTCGAGGAGGCGGCGGAGGCCCGTGCCGCGCTCGCTCGCACGCTGGAGCGCACCGTGGAGGGCCCGGAGGAGCAGGAGCCCCCGGAGCCTGACGGCGCCGCTGAGCCGGCAGGGTGA
- a CDS encoding transglutaminase domain-containing protein, with amino-acid sequence MAISSLPRPSSNPCAMRPSEAAQAPRNVVVKVVTPEGKPVKTVDSAKQPQEFAKLLKELGLTKEALLKGEGAKGPAPKPTPSQSFQQDRNRDSFEPSKPQGAKGPSSGKSADQVAQDIAKEATSWKYDYSGGKTWDAAMKNAGNFDASKSGVCVDMAIEAEQRFEQAGVEARVAFGNTDQGLHAWVEFKDDKGQFQAFDPTAAACTKKADDAITPYDGGAYKYQGVTETHQAVG; translated from the coding sequence ATGGCGATCTCCTCCCTGCCGCGTCCGTCCTCAAACCCGTGCGCGATGCGTCCTTCCGAAGCCGCGCAGGCCCCTCGGAATGTCGTGGTGAAGGTCGTCACCCCCGAGGGCAAGCCAGTGAAGACGGTGGACTCCGCGAAGCAGCCCCAGGAGTTCGCGAAGCTGCTGAAGGAGCTGGGCCTGACCAAGGAGGCCCTGCTGAAGGGCGAGGGCGCGAAGGGCCCGGCCCCGAAGCCCACCCCCTCACAGAGCTTCCAGCAGGACCGGAACCGCGACAGCTTCGAGCCGTCCAAGCCGCAGGGCGCGAAGGGCCCGTCCTCCGGCAAGAGCGCGGATCAGGTGGCCCAGGACATCGCGAAGGAGGCCACGTCCTGGAAGTACGACTACTCGGGCGGCAAGACGTGGGATGCCGCCATGAAGAACGCCGGTAACTTCGACGCGTCCAAGTCTGGCGTCTGCGTGGACATGGCCATCGAGGCCGAGCAGCGCTTCGAGCAGGCTGGCGTGGAGGCGCGCGTCGCCTTCGGCAACACGGACCAGGGCCTTCACGCGTGGGTGGAGTTCAAGGACGACAAGGGCCAGTTCCAGGCCTTCGACCCCACCGCCGCGGCCTGCACCAAGAAGGCCGACGACGCCATCACCCCGTACGACGGCGGCGCCTACAAGTACCAGGGCGTCACCGAGACCCACCAGGCCGTGGGCTGA
- a CDS encoding TetR/AcrR family transcriptional regulator, whose translation MVWERPEPAQRPPPVPLSREAIVQAAMGLADKEGLDAVSLRNVAAALEAGPMRLYGYVATKEELLELMVDEVYGEMAADGRLRGDWRKALRAVAHRMRRASRKHPWFTGLLGGRPHLGPHALAHLEAALAALGDTPGFEDIDTVMHALRTVNAYVIGAIQSEASELRSEVQSGKTKTEWQNATGPYLQRMLATGQFPMLARVMQDATHPPLDALFDQGLECVLDGIAARRSR comes from the coding sequence GTGGTCTGGGAGCGCCCCGAGCCCGCCCAGAGGCCCCCGCCGGTCCCGCTGAGCCGGGAGGCCATCGTGCAGGCGGCCATGGGGCTCGCCGACAAGGAGGGGCTCGACGCCGTGTCGCTGCGCAACGTGGCGGCCGCGCTGGAGGCCGGCCCCATGCGGCTCTACGGCTACGTGGCCACGAAGGAGGAGCTGCTCGAGCTGATGGTGGACGAGGTCTACGGGGAGATGGCCGCGGACGGCCGGCTGCGCGGGGACTGGCGCAAGGCCCTGCGCGCCGTCGCCCACCGCATGCGGCGGGCTTCACGCAAGCACCCGTGGTTCACCGGCCTGCTGGGCGGCCGTCCCCACCTGGGCCCCCACGCACTCGCGCACCTCGAGGCGGCACTGGCCGCGCTGGGGGACACGCCGGGGTTCGAGGACATCGACACCGTCATGCACGCCCTGCGAACGGTCAACGCCTACGTCATCGGCGCCATCCAGTCCGAGGCCAGCGAGCTGCGCTCCGAAGTCCAGAGCGGCAAGACCAAGACGGAGTGGCAGAACGCCACGGGGCCCTACCTCCAGCGGATGCTCGCCACCGGCCAGTTCCCGATGCTCGCGAGGGTCATGCAGGACGCGACGCACCCGCCCCTGGACGCGCTGTTCGACCAGGGCCTGGAGTGCGTGCTCGACGGGATCGCGGCGCGGCGCTCACGCTGA
- a CDS encoding FAD-dependent monooxygenase, with translation METKSTAVLVVGGSLVGLSAAVFLAWRGVPTVVVERHPGSHPHPRAIGFTPRTLELFRAVGLGARIPQAPPGMRLRRVRAESLSGQWFEESAWTPEDRNVPDLEFSPCRGAAMAQDRLEPILREQALALGADLRLGTELVRFEQSADGVVAWLRGRDGQEELLRADYLVAADGHRSPVREALGIGRSGRGLMRTARSAIFRAPLQEYLKAGVSQFNIVQPDFEAFLTTYGDGRWLLIHREDRELDDAELRAIIARAIGRDDLPVEVLTTGRWEISALIADRFASGRVFLAGDAAHTLPPNRGGYGANTGIDDAHNLAWKLAAVHSGAASPRLLDTYDAERRPIAWLRHQQIFARDDFKPMAAPGSDAPILDDAAMEFGQLYRSDAVLGTDATLPPAARPDQWAGQPGTRAPHLWVEKGGERVSTLDLLQRTWVLLTEDARWESAVARVARASGLALECVRMGGDVRPLDAGRSGARSG, from the coding sequence ATGGAGACGAAGTCGACGGCGGTGCTCGTGGTGGGTGGCAGTCTGGTGGGGTTGTCAGCCGCGGTGTTCCTCGCGTGGCGAGGTGTTCCGACCGTGGTGGTCGAGCGACATCCGGGGAGCCATCCGCATCCCCGCGCCATCGGCTTCACGCCCCGGACCCTGGAACTGTTCCGCGCCGTGGGCCTGGGCGCGCGCATCCCCCAGGCGCCTCCAGGAATGCGGCTGCGGCGGGTCCGGGCGGAGAGCCTGAGCGGACAGTGGTTCGAGGAGTCCGCCTGGACGCCGGAGGACCGGAACGTGCCCGACCTGGAGTTCTCGCCGTGCCGGGGTGCGGCGATGGCGCAGGATCGCCTGGAGCCCATCCTCCGGGAGCAGGCGCTCGCGCTGGGCGCGGACCTGCGGCTGGGGACGGAGTTGGTCCGGTTCGAGCAGAGCGCTGACGGCGTCGTCGCGTGGTTGCGCGGCCGCGACGGCCAGGAGGAGCTGCTGCGGGCCGACTACCTGGTCGCGGCGGACGGACATCGAAGCCCGGTCCGCGAGGCGCTCGGCATTGGCCGGAGCGGGCGGGGGCTCATGCGCACCGCGCGCAGCGCCATCTTCCGGGCGCCGTTGCAGGAGTACCTGAAGGCGGGCGTCTCGCAGTTCAACATCGTGCAGCCGGACTTCGAGGCGTTCCTCACCACCTACGGTGACGGCCGCTGGCTGCTGATCCACCGGGAGGACCGCGAGCTGGATGACGCCGAGCTCCGGGCCATCATCGCCCGGGCGATTGGCCGGGACGACCTGCCGGTCGAGGTGCTCACCACGGGCCGCTGGGAGATCAGCGCGCTGATCGCGGACCGCTTCGCCTCCGGCCGGGTGTTCCTCGCGGGAGACGCCGCGCACACGCTGCCGCCCAACCGCGGCGGCTACGGGGCGAACACGGGCATCGACGATGCGCACAACCTGGCGTGGAAGCTGGCGGCGGTGCACTCCGGCGCGGCGTCGCCCCGGCTGCTCGACACGTATGACGCCGAACGGCGGCCCATCGCATGGTTGAGGCACCAGCAGATCTTCGCGCGCGACGACTTCAAGCCCATGGCGGCGCCGGGTAGCGACGCGCCAATTCTCGACGACGCGGCCATGGAGTTCGGTCAGCTCTACCGTTCGGACGCGGTGCTGGGCACGGACGCGACGCTGCCGCCCGCGGCCCGGCCCGACCAGTGGGCCGGTCAGCCCGGCACGCGCGCGCCCCATCTCTGGGTGGAGAAGGGCGGTGAGCGGGTGTCGACGCTCGACCTGCTCCAGCGGACGTGGGTGCTCCTCACCGAGGACGCGCGGTGGGAGTCGGCCGTGGCGCGCGTCGCAAGGGCGTCAGGCCTCGCGCTGGAGTGCGTGCGCATGGGCGGGGACGTGCGGCCGCTGGACGCGGGGCGTTCCGGAGCGCGTTCGGGCTGA
- a CDS encoding sugar O-acetyltransferase produces MARTEKEKMLAGELYLATDPQLMAERARARKLLRRYNQSTEDELPERESLLTELLGKVGAGTWIEPPFYCDYGEHIRLGERVFMNFQCVILDCNTVTIGDDVSFGPGVQVYAATHPLDPDERIKGPELGRAITIGSKVWIGGGSIICPGVTIGEGSTIGAGSVVTRDIPPYVFAAGNPCRVIRNLR; encoded by the coding sequence ATGGCACGGACCGAGAAGGAGAAGATGCTCGCGGGGGAGCTGTACCTCGCCACCGATCCACAGCTGATGGCCGAGCGGGCCCGCGCCCGCAAGCTCCTGCGCCGCTACAACCAGTCCACCGAGGATGAGCTGCCGGAGCGGGAGAGCCTGCTCACCGAGCTGCTGGGCAAGGTGGGCGCGGGGACGTGGATCGAACCGCCCTTCTATTGCGACTACGGCGAGCACATCCGGCTGGGCGAGCGCGTCTTCATGAACTTCCAGTGCGTCATCCTGGACTGCAACACGGTGACGATTGGCGACGACGTGTCCTTCGGACCGGGCGTGCAGGTGTACGCGGCCACGCATCCCCTGGACCCGGATGAGCGCATCAAGGGCCCGGAACTGGGCCGCGCCATCACCATCGGCTCGAAGGTGTGGATTGGCGGCGGCTCCATCATCTGCCCGGGCGTGACCATCGGAGAGGGCTCCACCATCGGCGCGGGCAGCGTGGTGACCCGGGACATCCCGCCGTATGTCTTCGCCGCCGGCAACCCCTGCCGCGTCATCCGGAACCTCCGGTAA
- a CDS encoding HAD family hydrolase — MRIERVEETLERIRREVERTPDGVLAFDGDGTLWSGDVGDDLFMALLEHGGVRPEARVALERLGAHHGVEAHPDAVTLAHALFKAFEAGRLPEKATYEMMAWIFAGWHAEEMRGFAQEVVARKDVARRIHPEARRVVEWARGQGVDCYVVSASPRAVVEAAVREVGLTSEFVLACTPKEEGGRLQTSVFEPVPYGPGKVSCLRQRTDRPLYAAFGDNVFDLDLLAAARVPVAIRPKVRLRDRAAELPALVQLHPEEA; from the coding sequence ATGAGGATCGAGCGGGTCGAGGAGACGCTGGAGCGCATCCGTCGCGAGGTGGAGCGGACGCCGGACGGCGTGCTGGCCTTCGACGGGGACGGCACGTTGTGGAGCGGGGACGTGGGGGATGACCTGTTCATGGCCCTGCTGGAGCACGGCGGCGTGCGGCCCGAGGCCCGCGTGGCGCTGGAGCGGCTGGGCGCCCACCATGGCGTGGAGGCGCATCCGGACGCGGTGACGCTGGCGCACGCGCTGTTCAAGGCGTTCGAGGCCGGGCGGCTGCCGGAGAAGGCCACCTACGAGATGATGGCGTGGATCTTCGCGGGCTGGCACGCGGAGGAGATGCGCGGCTTCGCCCAGGAGGTGGTGGCCCGCAAGGACGTGGCCCGCCGCATCCACCCGGAGGCTCGCCGCGTGGTGGAGTGGGCCCGCGGGCAGGGCGTGGACTGCTACGTGGTCAGCGCGTCGCCGCGCGCGGTGGTGGAGGCGGCCGTGCGCGAGGTGGGGCTCACGTCCGAGTTCGTGCTGGCGTGCACGCCGAAGGAGGAGGGCGGACGGTTGCAGACGTCCGTCTTCGAGCCCGTGCCCTACGGCCCCGGCAAGGTGTCCTGCCTGAGGCAGCGCACGGACCGGCCGCTCTACGCCGCCTTCGGCGACAACGTGTTCGACCTGGACCTGCTCGCGGCGGCCCGCGTTCCGGTGGCCATCCGCCCCAAGGTCCGGCTGCGGGACCGCGCGGCGGAGCTGCCGGCGCTGGTGCAGCTGCATCCCGAAGAGGCCTGA
- a CDS encoding OmpA family protein, protein MRTKAQSWALAALLATAVSPAAFGQTTTSPLRPLDLERLRFQPAATDSMLVDTGRVLPEGGYRLLLMVNYERGILLLQGSDGLERSILHYRTAGWLAGAWSPVDRLEFSAKLPVIIAQGGHGAEQLVGVSEPDSFGLGTPELGVRYELLRREEGAPVFLGLGLDIGLPGGTADAFGRQAGWAGFQVAPRVSVSRELGPVVLGANAGVRIRSKEVEPGRDVGTELEQGVVVATRGKGLRGEIALQAAESLVESDFALELLGGVRLPVGAGFEAFAIGGHGFTDIPGTPSFRLGAGIAYANEPEPVDRCRTGRSHTPEQCPNEDDDGDGVANKDDRCPLESGSVENNGCPDKDSDGDGVVDREDQCPNEAGPSSERGCPVKDTDKDGVPDKDDACPNEAGPASERGCPVKDTDKDGVPDKDDACPNEAGPASERGCPAKQQKPPEEPKPQPQEEKPAEETTSPLEHIVQFPVNQSEFQENEQQQLDAIAAYLKANPKLSIRIEGHTDNSGPEEANRTLSQQRANRVRAYLIQKGIAGSRMEAKGFGPDRPRVSNETPEGRSANRRVEFVPVSER, encoded by the coding sequence TTGCGTACAAAGGCACAGAGCTGGGCGCTGGCCGCGCTGCTGGCCACCGCCGTCTCCCCCGCCGCGTTCGGACAGACCACCACGAGCCCGCTCAGGCCGCTGGACCTGGAGCGCCTGCGCTTCCAGCCGGCGGCGACGGACTCGATGCTGGTGGACACCGGCCGCGTGCTCCCCGAGGGCGGCTACCGCCTGCTCCTCATGGTCAACTACGAGCGCGGCATCCTCCTGCTCCAGGGCAGTGACGGGCTGGAGCGCTCCATCCTCCACTACCGCACCGCGGGCTGGCTGGCTGGCGCGTGGTCGCCGGTGGACCGGTTGGAGTTCTCCGCGAAGCTGCCCGTCATCATCGCGCAGGGCGGCCACGGCGCGGAGCAGCTGGTCGGCGTGAGCGAGCCGGACTCGTTCGGCCTGGGCACGCCGGAGCTGGGCGTGCGCTACGAACTGCTGCGGCGGGAGGAAGGCGCGCCGGTGTTCCTGGGCCTGGGCCTGGACATCGGGCTGCCGGGCGGCACGGCGGACGCGTTCGGCCGTCAGGCGGGCTGGGCGGGGTTCCAGGTGGCGCCCCGCGTGTCGGTGAGCCGCGAGCTGGGGCCCGTGGTGCTGGGCGCCAACGCGGGCGTGCGGATCCGCTCCAAGGAAGTGGAGCCGGGCCGCGACGTCGGCACGGAGCTGGAGCAGGGCGTGGTGGTGGCCACGCGCGGCAAGGGGCTGCGCGGCGAAATCGCGCTGCAGGCCGCCGAGTCGCTCGTGGAGTCGGACTTCGCGCTGGAGCTGCTGGGCGGCGTGCGGCTGCCGGTGGGCGCGGGCTTCGAGGCGTTCGCGATTGGCGGGCACGGCTTCACGGACATCCCGGGCACGCCGTCGTTCCGCCTGGGCGCGGGCATCGCGTACGCGAACGAGCCCGAGCCCGTGGACCGCTGCCGCACCGGCCGCAGCCACACGCCGGAGCAGTGCCCCAACGAGGATGACGACGGCGACGGCGTGGCGAACAAGGACGACCGCTGCCCGCTGGAGTCCGGCTCCGTGGAGAACAACGGCTGCCCGGACAAGGACTCGGACGGCGACGGCGTGGTGGACCGTGAAGATCAGTGCCCGAACGAGGCCGGTCCGTCGTCCGAGCGTGGCTGCCCCGTGAAGGACACCGACAAGGACGGCGTGCCAGACAAGGACGATGCCTGCCCGAACGAGGCCGGCCCCGCGTCCGAGCGCGGCTGCCCCGTGAAGGACACGGACAAGGACGGCGTGCCGGACAAGGACGACGCCTGCCCGAACGAGGCCGGTCCCGCGTCCGAACGTGGCTGCCCCGCCAAGCAGCAGAAGCCGCCCGAGGAGCCCAAGCCCCAGCCGCAGGAGGAGAAGCCCGCGGAGGAGACGACGTCGCCGCTGGAGCACATCGTCCAGTTCCCGGTGAACCAGTCGGAGTTCCAGGAGAACGAGCAGCAGCAGCTGGATGCCATCGCGGCGTACCTGAAGGCGAATCCGAAGCTGAGCATCCGGATTGAAGGCCACACGGACAACAGCGGTCCGGAGGAAGCCAACCGCACGCTGAGCCAGCAGCGCGCGAACCGCGTGCGCGCGTACCTCATCCAGAAGGGCATCGCGGGCTCGCGCATGGAGGCGAAGGGCTTCGGCCCCGACCGTCCGCGCGTGTCCAACGAGACGCCGGAAGGCCGCAGCGCGAACCGCCGCGTGGAGTTCGTGCCCGTGTCGGAGCGCTGA